The following coding sequences lie in one Lolium perenne isolate Kyuss_39 chromosome 2, Kyuss_2.0, whole genome shotgun sequence genomic window:
- the LOC127336741 gene encoding beta-fructofuranosidase, insoluble isoenzyme 7 isoform X2 gives MAGLRLAACAVLLCVLLSPSSALRWLADPAPETAAAAAGHDSYRTAYHFQPANNWQNDPNGPMYYKGVYHFFYQHNPYQATWGNGNLSWGHSVSVDLINWSALDNAMDPDSSFDINGCWSGSATFLADGTPVFLYTGIDANNNQVQNVAYPKNASDPLLREWVKPSYNPVIALPDDVVHDNFRDPSTAWIGRDGLWRVAVSAGLKDGTGSTLVYRSKDFQSWERNAEPLYSSSDAGMVECPDLFPVAGPGDQNGLDYTPSNGAAASYVLKQSVMVTLSDYYVLGRYDDTADTFSPVEADNDCRTWHRFDYGHVYASKSFYDAGKKRRVLWSWANESDPEADYLARGWAGVQTVPRRIWLSDDGKQLLQWPIEEIETLRKTRVGLLGAEMNAGGMNEIIGVAGMQADVEVVFEVPSLEGAENLDPNQLLDPQRLCGEKGASVLGGVGPFGLIVLASGDLQEHTSVFFRVFRHDGKYKVLMCTDLRRSTTRADVYKPPYGGFVDIDIEKERSISLRTLVDHSVVESYGGGGRTVITARAYPEHVATANSRLFMFNNGTGAVKVSKLDAWELAPAKVNLPGDGLITAASSMHLREAY, from the exons ATGGCGGGCCTCCGTCTCGCCGCGTGCGCCGTGCTCCTCTGCGTCCTCCTCTCGCCCTCCTCCGCCCTCCGCTGGCTCGCCGACCCCGCGCCggagaccgccgccgccgccgcaggacATGATAGCTACCGGACCGCCTACCACTTCCAGCCCGCCAACAACTGGCAGAACG ATCCGAATG GGCCGATGTATTACAAGGGCGTGTACCACTTCTTCTACCAGCATAACCCCTACCAGGCCACCTGGGGCAACGGCAACCTCTCCTGGGGTCACTCCGTCTCCGTCGACCTCATAAACTGGTCCGCCCTCGACAACGCCATGGACCCGGACTCCTCCTTCGACATCAACGGATGCTGGTCCGGCTCCGCCACCTTCCTCGCCGACGGCACCCCGGTCTTCCTCTACACCGGCATCGACGCCAACAACAACCAGGTCCAGAACGTGGCCTACCCCAAGAACGCCTCCGACCCGCTCCTCCGCGAGTGGGTGAAGCCTAGCTACAACCCCGTCATCGCACTCCCCGACGACGTCGTACATGACAACTTCCGAGACCCCTCCACGGCGTGGATTGGCCGTGACGGCCTCTGGCGCGTGGCTGTTTCCGCAGGGCTCAAGGACGGCACGGGGTCCACGCTGGTCTACCGGAGCAAGGACTTCCAGAGCTGGGAGCGCAACGCCGAGCCGCTGTACTCGTCTAGCGACGCTGGCATGGTGGAGTGCCCGGACCTTTTCCCCGTGGCGGGGCCCGGCGACCAGAACGGGCTCGACTACACCCCCTCGAACGGTGCGGCGGCGAGTTATGTGTTGAAGCAGAGCGTGATGGTCACGCTCAGCGACTACTACGTGCTGGGACGGTACGACGACACCGCCGACACCTTCTCGCCGGTGGAGGCGGACAACGACTGCCGGACATGGCACCGTTTCGACTACGGCCACGTCTACGCGTCCAAGTCCTTCTACGACGCGGGCAAGAAGCGGCGCGTGCTCTGGAGCTGGGCCAACGAGTCCGACCCCGAGGCCGACTACctcgccaggggctgggccggcgTGCAGACGGTCCCAAGGAGGATCTGGCTTTCCGACGACGGGAAGCAGCTGCTGCAGTGGCCTATCGAGGAGATCGAGACGCTGAGGAAGACGCGGGTCGGGTTGCTTGGAGCAGAGATGAACGCCGGTGGCATGAACGAGATCATCGGCGTCGCCGGCATGCAGGCGGATGTGGAGGTGGTCTTCGAGGTCCCATCCCTAGAGGGCGCCGAAAACCTCGACCCCAACCAGCTGCTTGACCCGCAGAGGTTGTGCGGTGAGAAAGGCGCGTCGGTGCTCGGCGGCGTCGGCCCGTTCGGGCTGATCGTCCTGGCGTCCGGCGACCTGCAGGAGCACACCTCCGTCTTCTTCAGAGTGTTCAGGCACGATGGCAAGTACAAGGTTCTCATGTGCACCGACCTCAGAAG ATCGACTACGAGAGCTGACGTGTACAAGCCGCCGTACGGAGGGTTCGTGGACATCGACATCGAGAAGGAGAGGAGCATATCGCTCAGGACATTG GTTGACCACTCGGTGGTGGAGagctacggcggcggcggccggacgGTCATCACGGCGCGGGCGTATCCGGAGCATGTGGCCACGGCCAACAGCCGCCTCTTCATGTTCAACAACGGCACCGGCGCCGTCAAGGTGTCCAAGCTCGACGCCTGGGAGCTGGCGCCGGCCAAAGTGAACCTCCCGGGCGACGGGCTCATCACCGCTGCCTCCTCGATGCACCTACGCGAAGCGTATTAG
- the LOC127336741 gene encoding beta-fructofuranosidase, insoluble isoenzyme 7 isoform X4 — MRLLNLSSGRTHALRLSGCREFCWNYGPMYYKGVYHFFYQHNPYQATWGNGNLSWGHSVSVDLINWSALDNAMDPDSSFDINGCWSGSATFLADGTPVFLYTGIDANNNQVQNVAYPKNASDPLLREWVKPSYNPVIALPDDVVHDNFRDPSTAWIGRDGLWRVAVSAGLKDGTGSTLVYRSKDFQSWERNAEPLYSSSDAGMVECPDLFPVAGPGDQNGLDYTPSNGAAASYVLKQSVMVTLSDYYVLGRYDDTADTFSPVEADNDCRTWHRFDYGHVYASKSFYDAGKKRRVLWSWANESDPEADYLARGWAGVQTVPRRIWLSDDGKQLLQWPIEEIETLRKTRVGLLGAEMNAGGMNEIIGVAGMQADVEVVFEVPSLEGAENLDPNQLLDPQRLCGEKGASVLGGVGPFGLIVLASGDLQEHTSVFFRVFRHDGKYKVLMCTDLRRSTTRADVYKPPYGGFVDIDIEKERSISLRTLVDHSVVESYGGGGRTVITARAYPEHVATANSRLFMFNNGTGAVKVSKLDAWELAPAKVNLPGDGLITAASSMHLREAY, encoded by the exons ATGCGCTTGCTAAATTTATCATCCGGACGCACGCACGCGCTTAGACTTTCAGGTTGCCGCGAATTTTGCTGGAATTATG GGCCGATGTATTACAAGGGCGTGTACCACTTCTTCTACCAGCATAACCCCTACCAGGCCACCTGGGGCAACGGCAACCTCTCCTGGGGTCACTCCGTCTCCGTCGACCTCATAAACTGGTCCGCCCTCGACAACGCCATGGACCCGGACTCCTCCTTCGACATCAACGGATGCTGGTCCGGCTCCGCCACCTTCCTCGCCGACGGCACCCCGGTCTTCCTCTACACCGGCATCGACGCCAACAACAACCAGGTCCAGAACGTGGCCTACCCCAAGAACGCCTCCGACCCGCTCCTCCGCGAGTGGGTGAAGCCTAGCTACAACCCCGTCATCGCACTCCCCGACGACGTCGTACATGACAACTTCCGAGACCCCTCCACGGCGTGGATTGGCCGTGACGGCCTCTGGCGCGTGGCTGTTTCCGCAGGGCTCAAGGACGGCACGGGGTCCACGCTGGTCTACCGGAGCAAGGACTTCCAGAGCTGGGAGCGCAACGCCGAGCCGCTGTACTCGTCTAGCGACGCTGGCATGGTGGAGTGCCCGGACCTTTTCCCCGTGGCGGGGCCCGGCGACCAGAACGGGCTCGACTACACCCCCTCGAACGGTGCGGCGGCGAGTTATGTGTTGAAGCAGAGCGTGATGGTCACGCTCAGCGACTACTACGTGCTGGGACGGTACGACGACACCGCCGACACCTTCTCGCCGGTGGAGGCGGACAACGACTGCCGGACATGGCACCGTTTCGACTACGGCCACGTCTACGCGTCCAAGTCCTTCTACGACGCGGGCAAGAAGCGGCGCGTGCTCTGGAGCTGGGCCAACGAGTCCGACCCCGAGGCCGACTACctcgccaggggctgggccggcgTGCAGACGGTCCCAAGGAGGATCTGGCTTTCCGACGACGGGAAGCAGCTGCTGCAGTGGCCTATCGAGGAGATCGAGACGCTGAGGAAGACGCGGGTCGGGTTGCTTGGAGCAGAGATGAACGCCGGTGGCATGAACGAGATCATCGGCGTCGCCGGCATGCAGGCGGATGTGGAGGTGGTCTTCGAGGTCCCATCCCTAGAGGGCGCCGAAAACCTCGACCCCAACCAGCTGCTTGACCCGCAGAGGTTGTGCGGTGAGAAAGGCGCGTCGGTGCTCGGCGGCGTCGGCCCGTTCGGGCTGATCGTCCTGGCGTCCGGCGACCTGCAGGAGCACACCTCCGTCTTCTTCAGAGTGTTCAGGCACGATGGCAAGTACAAGGTTCTCATGTGCACCGACCTCAGAAG ATCGACTACGAGAGCTGACGTGTACAAGCCGCCGTACGGAGGGTTCGTGGACATCGACATCGAGAAGGAGAGGAGCATATCGCTCAGGACATTG GTTGACCACTCGGTGGTGGAGagctacggcggcggcggccggacgGTCATCACGGCGCGGGCGTATCCGGAGCATGTGGCCACGGCCAACAGCCGCCTCTTCATGTTCAACAACGGCACCGGCGCCGTCAAGGTGTCCAAGCTCGACGCCTGGGAGCTGGCGCCGGCCAAAGTGAACCTCCCGGGCGACGGGCTCATCACCGCTGCCTCCTCGATGCACCTACGCGAAGCGTATTAG